The following nucleotide sequence is from uncultured Fretibacterium sp..
CATCTTCAGCTGCTCCAGGTTGGGGTAGTTGTAGCGCCATCCCTTCCTCTGGTCGTGGAGCAGGCGGTAGCCCAGAACGTTGCACAACGCCACCTTGGCCTTCTCCCGCTCCGAGACGTGAGCGTCGGGCACGCGCATATAGGCGGCCCGGATCGTCCAGTCATCCGATCCGAACCCCATCGCCTCGAAGACCGCGTCTGCCAAATCGTTCTCCGAAAGCCTGCCCCCGTTTTTCTCCAGCGCGCCCCAGAGCCCGGAGCGCAGCATCAACAAAAAGACGAAGTCGTTGAAGTGTCCCGCCTGCAGGGCTGCGTCCTGACGGTTATCGACAAAACCCAGGATTTTTTTATTCTCGTCGTCCTCCCTCTGGAGCTCGTTCATCGCCGCAAGGGTCAGGATGGTGGAGGCCGACGAACGCCCCTCCCCGGAAAGCCCCGTAAGGCGGTTCGCGTCCCTGCCCTGGAGGCTGTAGGACACGCCGCAGTTGACGCAGTAGCCAAACTTCCCAGCCATATACCAGAACGGTTCACCGCCCCCGATCCTTCCGCGGGCGTCCAGGAGAACGCGCTCCGGAACCCTGCCCCTGCAGGAGCGTTTCAGCTTGGGCTCCTTGTCCCCCCTGTAATCGAACCAGTCGTCGGGGAGGTCGTCCTTGCCCTGGTAGCGCTGGCTCTCGCGGAGCGGAGCGATAAAGCCATACGGAGCGTCCTCGCCTCCGCCTGCGACGTCGTCGATCTCCCGCCGCTCAAAGCGGTCTCCGATACGTGTGACCGGGTGAAATTCCTGCCCGCACTCGCGGCAGAAATACGTGTGAAAGAGCGGGATATCCTTATCCTCCCGATTCGGGGCATAGATCTGTTCGTCGAGGGTCACAACGCGCGTCCCGGCGGGCTCCAGAGTACAGGAGACCCTGCCGGGGCCGCTGATGAATTGGTGAAGTTTGAACGCAAAAGGAGTCTTTCCCGACGGGGTTTTGAGCCGATGCACGGAGACGAGGAAGTCGCTTAAAATCTCCCGGGCCGCGTCGGGAGAGACCCCGGTATCCCGGGCCAAACGGGCCGCGGCCTCCGATAGGGTCAAAGGCGACGCCCGTTTTGCCCTCTGTTCCGATACGTCGATCCCCAGCGTCAGCTCCACCCAGACCGCCAGAGGATCGGAACAAAAATTTTCGTAGCTGTAGCTCCGATCATGCCAGGGCCTGTCCCCGCCGCACAGAAGCCGCTCCAGATCCTTCCGAACCGTTTCCACAGTCAGGGAGCTGTTTGTTACGCGCTCCAAGGCCTCCCCAATCACCTGGTCAGCCGTAATGCGGCATCCAAAAAGCCTGCTGGCCGACTCCTCTACGGATAAGCCGCCGCCGTCTCCATCGCCGTCGCCGAAATGGCTGGAACGCATGGTCGCGGAAGTTCCGATGCAGAGCACATTTGGCGCGTTCAGGTGTTCCCGCAGCCTCCGAACCAGCATGGCCACATCCGCGCCCTGTCGGCCTCTATAGGTGTGGAGTTCGTCCAGCACCAAAAAATTCAACCCCTGGCAGTTCTTTACGATCGTACGGTCGCATTCGGCGTCGTATCGGGTCAGGATCAGCTCCAGCATCATAAAGTTGGTCAGCAGGATATCCGGGGGACTGTCGGCAATCCTGAGCCGCTCCTCGTCGTCCTCCTGGCCGGTATAGCGCGCAAAGGTAAAAGCCCCGGGCATCATGCCCAGGTATTTTTTGAGCTCCTCCATTTGACTGTTCGCAAGGGCGTTCATCGGATAAATGACGATAGCGCTGGTTTTGCCCCGGATTCCCCTGGCCCTGTTTTTCAGAACTCTATCGACAATGGGGATGAAAAACGCCAGCGATTTCCCGGAACCCGTTCCGGTGGTGACAATGAAGCTCTTTCCTTTACCGGCGGCGTCAATTGCCTCGACCTGATGCTGATAAAGCATCAAAGGACTGCTACCCCCGCCCCCATCATCGCGGCAAAAGATCCTGGCGCAATCGGGATGCAGCGCGCCCCTCGCGACCATCTCCTCTACGGTCTCCGCGTTTTTGTAGTGAGGGTTGAGCTGCAGCATCGCCTCGGGCCAATAGCGTCCCTTCTCATACTCTTTGTCGACGGCCTCTCGGATGTCCGCCGCGGCTATTTTTGAAAAACTTTTCGAGAAGTCCGCGTAAGTTTTGACGATGTCCTTTCTGAGATCAAAAACGCTCCGCACTGCCGGCACCTCCGCGAAGGGGTAATGTCTGAACGCATTGCTTCGAACCCCAAGGGTTCAGCCTCTCTTTTCGGACGGAATGTTGGGTTTTGGTCTTCCAATTATACCCAAGGAAAAACTGATTTTATCTGCAAGGCTTCCTTCCCCAGAGCGTCTCCGCCGGGGGCAGCCCGTGGCACTGCGACGCCCTGGCCTGGCGGGTGCACACGGCATGATCTGCACATAATATCCCGGATTACATGCAGATTCCTCTTACCTCTATGCAGATACTCGGGTTCCTGCGGATCGGGGCCCCGTTTTGCTCACAGGAACCTTCCGGTTATGCTTGCCCCGCAGTCCTTGATCTCGCGAGGCGTTCCGCAGGCCACGATTCTGCCGCCGTCCTCCCCCCCGCCGGGCCCCATGTCGACGATGTAGTCCGCGCTGCGGATCACGTCCAGATCGTGCTCGATGACGACGACCGTCGCCCCGTTGTCCATGAGCGCCCGAAACACGCCAAGCAGCGTCCGGACGTCCAGGGGATGCAGCCCGATCGTGGGCTCGTCGAAGACGAACAGGGAATCGGACTGCGCCCTGCCCATCTCGCCCGCCAGCTTCAGCCTCTGGGCCTCTCCGCCGGAGAGGCCGGGCGTCTCCTCGCCCAGCGTCAAATACCCGAGGCCCAGGCTTTGCAGCACCCTCAGCTTCGGAAAGACGTTTTTCATATCCCGGCAGAATTCCAGGGCGGCATTCACGTCCATGTCCATAAGTTCCGGCAGAGATCGAGCCTCGCCCGCTCTGTTCGTGTGCCTCACGCCGTAGGCCGCCTTCGCGTACCGCGATCCCCGGCAGTCCGGGCAGGGAATGTCCACGTCCGGCAGAAACTGCACGTCGAGGCTGATCGATCCGGTGCCGTCGCACACGGGGCAGCGCAGGCCCCCGGTGTTGTAGGAAAAATCCCCGGCCTTGAAGCCGCGCCGCCTCGCATCCTCCGTTCGAGCGTAGATCCTGCGGAGCTCGTCGTGGAGGTTGGCGTAGGTCGCAACGGTGGAGCGGATGTTAATCCCTATGGGCGCGGCGTCGATCAGCTTGACGCGGCCGATCCCCGGGGCGTCGACCGCAAGCACGTGCTCCGGCGGCCTTCTCCCCTGCGTCGCCGCCTCCAACGCCGGGACGAGGCTCTCGAGCACCATCGTCGTCTTGCCGGAGCCGGAGACGCCCGTCACGACCGTCAGCCTTCCCTTGGGCAATTCGACCTCGAGCGGCTTTACGGTGTGTATCCGCGCGGTGGATAGGCGTATCCGCCCCTCCTCGAACGTCCGGCCATCGGTGCGGTCCTCCCCTGCGAGACCGGCCGCCCCCGACAGAAAAGGGCCGATCTGCGAGTTCTCGTTCCCCACGATGTCGTCGATCGTCCCCTCCGCGATCACCCGTCCGCCGTCGGCGCCCGCCTGTGGCCCCATCTCGATCAACCAGTCCGCCTCCCTCAGGATCTGCGTATCGTGATCGACGAGCAGGACGGAGTTGCCGTCCGCCACCAGGTCGTGCATGACGCCGTTCAGGCCCACGATGTTCGACGGGTGCAGCCCGACGGACGGCTCGTCGAGGACGTACAGCACGCCCGTCGTCCTGTTCCGCACCGCGCGGGCAAGCTGCATCCTCTGGCGCTCCCCCGTGGAGAGCGTGGAGGCCGCCCGGTCGAGGGACAGGTAGGAGAGCCCCAGGTCCCTCAAGCGCCTTGCCACGGTGTGGAACGACTCGCAGATGCTGTCCGCCATGGGCCGCATCTCCTCCGGCAGCGAGCCGGGGACGCCGTTCACCCATTCGACGAGCTCCGACAGGGGCAGCCTGCAGACCTCGTCGAGGGAGATGTCGCGCACCCTCGGCGTCCTCGCGGCCTCCGACAGGCGCGTTCCGCCGCACTCGGGGCAGACAGCCTCCTTCAGGAACTTCTCCACCCGCTTCATGCCCTTTTCGTCCTTCACCTTCGCGAGCGCGTTTTCGACGGTATAGACGGCGTTGTAGTAGGTGAAGTCCATCTCCCCCGCCACGTTGGAGCTCTTCGCCTTGTACAGGATATGCTTTTTCTCGGCGGGGCCATGGTAGACGATGTCCTTCTCCCCCTCCGTCAGATCTCTGAAGGGCACGTCCGTCCTCACGCCCATCGCCCGGCAGACGTCCGTCATGAGGGACCACATCAGGCTGTTCCAGGGGGCCACCGCGCCCTCGTCGATGGTCAGGGATTCGTCGGGGACAAGGGTGGATTCGTCGACGGTCCGCACCGTCCCCGTTCCGCCGCAGCTCCTGCAGGCCCCCTGGCTGTTGAAGGCCAGCTCCTCGGCCGAGGGCGCGTAAAAACGCTCGCCGCAGGTCGGGCACGTCAGTTCCCGCTCCGCCGCGACGGCCAGGGTCGGCTCCAGGCGGTGGCCGTTGGGACACACGTGGTTCGCAAGGCGGGAAAACATCAGGCGGATGCCGTTCAGCAGCTCCGTCCCCGTGCCGAAGGTGGAACGGATGCCGGGGACGCCCGGCCTTTGATGCAGGGCCAGGGACGCCGGGACGTAAAGGACCTCGTCCACGTCCGCCTTTGCCGCCTGCGTCATCCTCCTCCTCGTGTAGGCGGACAGGGCGTCCAGATAGCGCCGGGAGCCCTCCGCGTACAGGACGCCGAGGGCCAGCGAGGACTTGCCGGACCCCGACACCCCGGCTATCCCTACAATTTTGTTCAGCGGAACATCCACGTCGATGTTCTTCAGGTTGTGCACCCGCGCGCCGCGGACCTGGATTTTCTGGGGCGCCCTCGTCTCGTCTCTCATGGCAGCATTCTTCCTTCATGTTTTGTTTGAGCGTGTTGCGTTTAAGCATGTTGTGTTTACCCTGCAAAAATCCCCGCGCCGTCATTTCCACCCAACCTCACAGGGCCCAAATCGACGAAAGAATACTATATAATGAAAGGCGATTTTATCAAAATATTTTTGATCGCCGATCCTGCAGCCTCGAGGTCCTCGACGAATTTTTCAGGGAGGCGGCGAAGAGGGAGGAGTATGGGTTGAGCCTGAACATGTTCGTTCAGCATTTCATCAACGCGCTTGGCCTGGGGGCGCTCTACGGGCTGGTCGCGGTGGGGTACACGATGGTCTACGGCATCCTGCGGCTCATCAACTTCGCGCACGGTGACATCTTCATGCTGGGGGCCTACTTCGTCTACTTCGCGACCGTCGTCTTCAAGCTGCCCTGGGCCGTCGGCGTCGTCCTGGCCATCGTCCTCGCGACCGTCTGCGGCCTTCTGGTGGACCGCATAGCCTACCGCCCCCTGCGGAACGCGCCCCGCATCTCCGCGCTCATCAGCGCCATCGGGGTCTCGTTCTTCATCGAAAACCTGGCGGTCGTGGTCTTCTCCGGGATGCCCCGCCCCGTGGTTCAGCCGCCGCTCCTGATGAAGCCCATCCCGGTCGGAGGAGTGCGCCTCATCCCGCTGGGGCTGATGGTGCCGGTCATCTCGTTCCTGCTGGTGGGCGCCCTGCTCTGGATAGTCTATCGGACCAGGCCGGGCCTGGCGATGCGCGCCATCTCCCACGACATCGAGACCACGCGCCTGATGGGCGTCTCGGTGGACGGGATCATCGCCCTGACCTTCGCCCTGGGCTCGGCCCTGGCCGCCGTGGCGGGCATCCTCTGGGCGCTGCGCTATCCGCGGGTCGAACCCTTCATGGGGCTCTTTCCCGGCATCAAGGCGTTCATCGCCGCCGTCTTCGGCGGAATCGGCTCCATCCCCGGGGCCATGATTGGCGGGATCCTCCTGGGGTTCGTCGAGATCATGTCCGTCGCCTTCTTCCCCACCCTCTCCGGCTACAAGGACGCCTTCGCCTTCATGCTCCTGATAGCCATCCTGCTGTTCCGCCCCACGGGCCTGATGGGTGAGCGATTGGAGGAGAAGATATGAGAGAATCCAGGGATATGAGACCGGACACGCCGCTGCGGGGCATCCTGGGCGGGGCCCTGACCCTGGCAGCCTGCGCCCTCTTCGCGCTCTTCCTGAACTGGGCCCCGACGGGCCTGAACGGCTATCAGCTGCGCATCCTCAACCTGATCGCCATCAACGGCATCCTGGGGCTGAGCCTGAACCTCATCTACGGCATGACCGGCATGTTCTCGCTGGGGCACGCGGGGTTCATGGCCATAGGCGCCTACGTCTCCGCGCTCCTGATCCTCTCCCCGGCGCAGAAGGAGGCCATGTGGATCCTGGAGCCCATCGCCCCGTGGCTCCTGAACCTCCAGGCCCCGTTTCTGGTGTCGCTCCTCGCCGCGGGGCTGATCGCCGCGTTCTTCGGCTGGCTGATCGCCCTGCCCGTGCTGCGGCTCGGCGGGGACTACCTGGGCATCGCGACCCTGGGGTTCGCCGAGATCATCCGCATCCTGATCACCAACCTCACCCCTTTGACCAACGGGTCCCTGGGGCTCAAGGGCATCCCCGCCCACACCACGCTCTGGATGAGCTACGGGTGCCTCGCCGTCTTTCTGTTCTGCACGGTCTGCATGATGCGCAGCAACTTCGGAAACATCCTGAGGGCGGTGCGCGACGACGAAATAGCGGCCCGGACGATGGGCGTCGACACCTTCAGAACGCGGGTCCTCGCCTTCACCCTGGGCTGCTTCGGCGGCGGGATCGGCGGCGCCCTGATGGGGAACCTCGTCACCACCATCGACCCGCGCATGTTCATGATCACACAGACCTACAGCCTGCTGATGATCGTCGTCGTGGGCGGCCTGGGCTCCATCACCGGCTCCCTGATCGGCTCCGTCCTCGTGACGACGATGCTGGAGTGGCTGCGGTTCGTCGAGAACCCCATCACCCTGGGCTCGCTGTACATCCCGGGCATCCCGGGGATGCGGATGGTCCTCTTCTCCGTGCTCCTGATCGTCGTCATCATCTTCCGGCGCGAGGGGATCATGGGGATGCGCGAGTTCTCGTGGAACTGGCTCCTTCGGGCCCCGAACCGTCGCCGCGGGGACGGCGCGGACGGGCCGGCCGCCGAACGCTCCGGCCCCATGCTGGAGGTGAAGGACGTCACGCTGCGCTTCGGCGGGCTCGTCGCGGTGAACCGCCTGTCCTTCTCCATCGAGGAGGGGCAGATCGTCGGCCTGATCGGGCCGAACGGCGCGGGAAAGACCACCGCCTTCAACGTCATCAGCGGCTTCTACAGGCCGACGGAGGGGCACGTGGAGTTCCTGGGCCGAAGCCTGACCGGCCTGACCCCGCACGCGGTGTGCCGGGCGGGCCTGTCGCGCACCTTCCAGAACATCCGGCTCTTCGGAAACGAGACGGCGCTCCAGAACGTCATGGTGGGGGCGTGGGTGCGCCAGAGGACCCGGTGGTGGATGACCCTGCTGCCCTTCCTCTTCCCGGACTCCCTGCGCGAGGATGGGGAGATCCGTCTGCGTGCCGCGAGCCTGCTGAAGCGCCTGGGACTGGACGCCTACGCCGACGAGTCGGCCTCGTCCCTGCCCTACGGGGCCCAGAGGCGGCTCGAGATCGCACGCGCCCTGGCGACGGAGCCGCGCTTCCTGCTGCTGGACGAGCCTGCGGCGGGCATGAACCCCCAGGAGTCCGAGGAGCTGATGCGCTTCATCCGGAGGCTGAGGGACGAATTCCAGCTGACGATCCTGTTGATCGAACACGACATGAAGGTGGTCATGAACGTCTGCGACGTCATCCACGTTCTGGACCAGGGAGTCCACATCGCCTGCGGGACGCCCGGGGAGATACGGGCCAACCCCAGGGTCATCGAGGCCTATCTGGGCTCGGAGGCCATGCACGAGGCCGGACGCGAAGCCGGACTCGATGCCGGACGCGAAGCCAGATTTGATGCCGGAAAGGAGGGCGCCGGAAATGCCTGAGGCGGGTATGCTCGAGATCGAGAAGCTGAACGTCCGCTACGGCGGAATCCACGCGGTCCGGGACGTGTCGCTGTCCATCGCCCGCGGCGAGATCGTCACGCTGATAGGGGCCAACGGCGCGGGCAAGAGCAGCACGATCCGCGCGATCATGGGGCTGGTGAAGGCCACGGCGGCGCGGATGGACTTCACGTCGCCCAGGACCGGGCACGCCGTGCCCCTGTCCGGCGTGCCGACGAACGGGCGCGTCGGGATGGGCATTGCGCTCAGCCCGGAGGGGCGCCGCATCCTGCCGCACCTGACGGTGGAGGAGAACCTCCGGTTGGGGGCCTATTCGCGCAGCGACGCGGCGGGAATAGCGGAGGACATGGAGTACGGCTACAGCCTGTTCCCGCGCCTGAAGGAGCGCCGAAGACAGAAGGGCGGGACCCTCTCGGGCGGCGAGCAGCAGATGCTGGCGGTGGCCCGTGCCCTGATGAGCCGGCCGGACCTCCTGATGCTGGACGAGCCCTCCCTGGGGCTGGCGCCCATACTGGTCGAGGAGGTCTTCGGCATCATCCGCACGATCAACGCCCAGGGACGCACCATCCTGCTGGTGGAGCAGAATGCTTTCGCGGCGCTGAAGGTGGCGCACAAGGCCTACGTGCTGGAGACCGGGGCCGTCTCCATCCAGGGCAGCGGGGAGGAGCTCCTGAGGGACCCGCGGATCCGGGAGGCCTACCTGGGCGGGTGAGCTCAAGACGATAGGGGCGGGCTTCACACCCGCCCTCGCCTTGCTGAGGTTATCTGCCTTCTTTGCGGAACAGCGGCCTTGCCAGGCAGAACAGCAACAGCGCCGCCCAGGTCAGGCCGACGTCGCAGCCGCCCTCCCCACGGGAGGCCGAATTGGAGTCCGGGGACGGGGATGAGCCCGAGGCCTCGACAAACTCCGGAACCGGCTTGGGCCCCTCGGGGACCAGGTACCCGGACATATCCCGAAGCCTCAGGCCATCCTCGGGCAGCAAGGCCGTGACGCCGTCCGGTCTACCCTCGAACGAGCAGCGCAGGGCCGTGACCGCCGCCGTGGGAAGGTCCTCGGCCCGCACCTTGCCCGTCAGCTCCAATCCGCAGGGTTGGGAGCCCTCCGCAGACCCTTCCGGGGGCACAAAGCGAACCGCCACCGTCCCCTTGACGAACCCCTCCAGGGTCAGGTCCGTCGAGCGCGGCCGATCCAGCTCCAGCCTGCCGGTCACGCGCACATCGGCGGCCCCCATCACGTCCAGGCTTCCTATCGAGACCGTCCAATGGTCCGGGGCGGCCGAAACGGCCTCCGTCCCTCCTGCGCCTCTCAGCGGAAACAGCGCAAAAAAACAAGCAAGAACCGCACACGCGAAATTCTTTCGTGCAGACATATAACCCTTCACCTCCAGTTTCAACCTCTCATAAGCAGACGGCGTCCCGCGGCGCACTCACTTCGCTGCCGCTCTTCCCTCCGCGACGGTCCGGTCCCCTGAAATCGTAATCATTCCTCGATGATGACCCTCATGTTCCTGTAGGCGTACCGCCTGAGTTCCTGGATCTCCTCGTTGCTCATGCGGATGCAGCCCTCGGTAGCCATGCTCCCGCGCGAGTCGGGGTCGTGTGTGCCGTGGATGCCGATCCCCTTCCAGCCCGTATCCAGGCGGATGAACCAGGGGCCGTAGGCCCCCTTGATCACGCCGTTTCCGTCCCCGAAGTCGTGCTTCCAGCCCTGCGAGTTCTCAATAGACTGGACCCGGAACTGCCCCACCGGCGTTCGGTTGTCCCCGATCCGCCGCTTGTTGCCCGGGTTTCGCCCCACCGCGACGCTGTAGTTTTTGACCAGCTCGTTTCCCCGGTAGAGGGACAGCGTACAGTCCCCCTTGCGGATACGCACCCAGTACTCTCCTGGATTACTACCCCTTCCGGAGACCTCCGGTTCGTCAACGACAATATCCTTGAGCGGAGGAAGCTCCATCGGACGAGGTGGATGCAGGGCTTCCTGCTGCGGTTGCGGCTGAGCCTGTTCCAAGGATTGATCATGGGGTTGAGGTTGAGGCTGAAACTGAGGCTGAAACTGAGGCTGAAGTTGCGGCTGGGTCTGCGGCTGAGGCTCGGACTGGACCTGAGCCTGGGGCGCCTCGGGAGCGGGCGTGCCCATGAACCGGTTCAGGCTCCAGGCGATCCCGAAACTCATCAGGCTGACGGCCAGAAGGGCACGCAGCGCGGGATGCATACGACGTCGCAGCACCCAACGCCCCTGCCCCCTGTCCACCCACACCGGGGTCAGGGTAAACATCTCCACTAAAAAGTCCAGGATTACCTTCATAGCCGTCGTTCCGCCGCCCCTCGCTCCTGAGCTTCCGTTCCAGGATACTTCATTTTACTACAGCTTGTTCCTCTTCATCACCATCCGCCGTTCGTCATCCCCCGTCATCATCCTTCATCTTCGGCGTCCCGGCGGCGCGCCAGCAACTTCTCGACCTCCGACAGGGCGGAGCGCTCCCCGAAGATCAGCAGAGCATCCTCGGCCTCCAGCCGGGTCCCCCCCTTGGGGATGAGAAAACGGGTTCCGCGATGAACCAGCAGGATGGTCACCCCATCGGGGAAGTTCAGCTCGCTCACGGTGCGCCCGACCACGCAGGAGTCGGGAAGGAGGTTCACCTCCCGGGTCTCCTCGCCCCCGCTTCCGGGCGTCCTGTCGAAGGAGAGGGGGTAGGCGGGGGAGATCCGTATCCAGGTGTCCAGCTTCAAGAGCCGGGCCGCAGCCGCCAGCGTCTTCCCCTGGAGGAGGACGGACGTCAGGACGACGAAGAAGATCAGGTTGAAGAAGTAACGGGCGTGGGGGTGCCCCTCCGTCAGCGGATAGGTCGCCAGGATGATGGGGACCGCGCCGCGCAGGCCCGTCCAGCTGATGAACAGGCGCTCACGCAGGGAGAAGTCGCTTCGTATCGAGCAGATGAAGACGGAGAGCGGACGTGCCACGAACATCAGAAGCGCGGAGACCAGGAGTCCGACCCCCACGACGGAGCCGTTGATCAGATCTCCGGAGTTCACCAGCAGCCCCAGGACGAGGAACATCGCGATCTGCATCAGCCAGGCCAGGGCGTCGTGAAAGCGCTCCAGGCTGTACTTGTAGAGAAAATCCCCGCCCCCCATGACGATGCCGCAGATGTACACGGCCAGATAGCCGTTGCCCCGGATGTTCTGCGCCAGGCCGAAGGTGGCGAGCACGATGCTGATGCCCCAGACGGGGTAGAGCGCCTCGTTCGTCACCCGCAGACGCTGAATCAGGAAACAGGACAGACGCCCCATCAGAACCCCCGTAGCGCCTCCGACGACCATCTGCACCAGGAAGAGAAGCAGCATGTCGCCAAAGGGGGCGCCGGGCGCGTCGATCCATCGCAGCGCGGCAAGCGTCAGAAACACGGCCATGGGGTCGTTGCTCCCGGACTCGAACTCCAGCAGCGGCTTCAGCGACCCCTTGAGCCCCAGCCTCTGCGTCCTCAAAATCGAGAAGACGGCGGCGGCGTCCGTGGAGGAGACGATGGCCCCCAGCAGAAAACCGTCCGCAAAGGAAAACCCGGGGATCATCGAGATCAGGACCGCCATGGCGGCGGCCGTGATCATGACCCCCGCGGTGGAGAACAGCACCCCCCTCGCGACGATGGGGCGGATGTCCTGCCATCGGGTCGCGAAACCGCCCGAGAAGAGGATGAAGGCCAACGCCACGGTTCCGATCAGGTTCGCGAGCGAGGCGTCGTCGAACGGAAGCCCGCCGGGCCCGTCCACCCCCGCAAGCATCCCTATCCCCAGAAAGAGGATGAGCGCGGGAATCCGGGTCCGCTCCGAGACCGTTCCGGCGATGAGGCTGAGAAAGAACAGCAGTCCCGCAACCAGAAAGGGGTCCAGATGCTGCAGCATGGCGTTACATTCCTTTCAACAGTTAATGGCGATGAACAAACAATAGCAATGCACACGACTTTCCCGGCAATACCCCAGGGCTTCGCCCTGAACCCACCAAAGGGACCAGTCCCTTTGGAATCCCAAAATGTCTAAGGCTTCAAGGGAGAGGAAGCCCCGTCGAGGCTGCCTGGCAAAGCCTCATTTGAGGCTGACGGACAGAGCCTCGTTGAGGCCGACGGACAGAGCCTCGTTGAGGCTGCCCATGCGGTACCCCTTGAGGTCCAGCGTCACGTAGCGGAATCCCGCGCCCTGAAGGGCGTCGTGGATCGAATCGGCGGCCTCCAGAAGAAGGGGAAGATTCTCCCGCCCTACCTCGACGCGGGCCAGGTCCCCATGGGCTCGGACCCGGAACTGTGCATTCACCGGCAGAATACCGGCCAAAAAACGCTCCGCGGCCTCGACCCGCGCGAGCCCCTCCCGCGTCACGGGCTCCCCGTAGGGGATGCGGGAGGCCAGGCAGGCCTTGGCCGGCCTGTTCCACGTGAAGAGCCCCCGTTCCCGTGAGAGGGCTCGGATCTCGGCCTTGGTCAGCCCCGCCTCCAGCAGGGGGCTGCGGACGCCGTCCAGCTCGGCAAGCGCCCTCATCCCAGGACGGTAATCGCGGCTGTCGTCCGCGTTCGACCCGTCCAAGAGCCACGGAAAGCCACGCTCCCGCGCCCACTCGACCATACGGAGGAACCGCATCCGCTTGCAGATGTAACAGCGGTCCGACGGGTTGGCGGCGAAAGCAGGTTCCAAGAGCTCGTCCATCTCGACCACAAAGTGGTTCAGCTTCAGCCCGCGGGCGAGCCGAAGGGCGTCCTCCCGCTCGTCCTCGGCCAGCAGAGGGGAGACGATAGTGAGGGCTGCGCTCTCCCCACCGAGCACGTCATGGACCTCGGCGGCCAGCAGGGCGCTGTCGACGCCGCCCGAGAAGGCGACGGCCGCGCGGCCAAGCCCCCTCAGCAGCTCATGGAGCCTCTCCAGCTTTTTCCCGACCTCGACCTCGAGCAAGACGATGTTCCCCCAAAAAAAACTACGTTCCCGACGCGGATCAGGCAAAGGTCACGACGGTGACCCCATAACCTCCCTCTCCCGCACCGCCCAGGCGATAGTCCTTGACGTACTTGAGGCGCGCGCAGAGCGCGTGGACCTCCCGGCGCAGGATCCCCTCGCCGCGCCCGTGGATGACGACGACGCTCGCGTGGTGGGCGCGGTAGGCCCGGTCCAGGTAGTTCGCGAGTAGCGGCAGGGCCTCGTCCACGCTCATGCCCCTCAGCATGATGGAGGAGGGCACCGTCTCGCGGCCCATCAGGGCGGTGGTGTCCGCGGGCGGCAGGGCCACCTTGGCCTTCCGGTCCGTGGCCACCAGCCGCTCGACCGGGACCTCCAGGTGCATAGGCCC
It contains:
- a CDS encoding potassium/proton antiporter, whose protein sequence is MLQHLDPFLVAGLLFFLSLIAGTVSERTRIPALILFLGIGMLAGVDGPGGLPFDDASLANLIGTVALAFILFSGGFATRWQDIRPIVARGVLFSTAGVMITAAAMAVLISMIPGFSFADGFLLGAIVSSTDAAAVFSILRTQRLGLKGSLKPLLEFESGSNDPMAVFLTLAALRWIDAPGAPFGDMLLLFLVQMVVGGATGVLMGRLSCFLIQRLRVTNEALYPVWGISIVLATFGLAQNIRGNGYLAVYICGIVMGGGDFLYKYSLERFHDALAWLMQIAMFLVLGLLVNSGDLINGSVVGVGLLVSALLMFVARPLSVFICSIRSDFSLRERLFISWTGLRGAVPIILATYPLTEGHPHARYFFNLIFFVVLTSVLLQGKTLAAAARLLKLDTWIRISPAYPLSFDRTPGSGGEETREVNLLPDSCVVGRTVSELNFPDGVTILLVHRGTRFLIPKGGTRLEAEDALLIFGERSALSEVEKLLARRRDAEDEG
- the larE gene encoding ATP-dependent sacrificial sulfur transferase LarE codes for the protein MLEVEVGKKLERLHELLRGLGRAAVAFSGGVDSALLAAEVHDVLGGESAALTIVSPLLAEDEREDALRLARGLKLNHFVVEMDELLEPAFAANPSDRCYICKRMRFLRMVEWARERGFPWLLDGSNADDSRDYRPGMRALAELDGVRSPLLEAGLTKAEIRALSRERGLFTWNRPAKACLASRIPYGEPVTREGLARVEAAERFLAGILPVNAQFRVRAHGDLARVEVGRENLPLLLEAADSIHDALQGAGFRYVTLDLKGYRMGSLNEALSVGLNEALSVSLK